Genomic window (Argopecten irradians isolate NY chromosome 2, Ai_NY, whole genome shotgun sequence):
CTCGAAATTTATGTATATCATGATCAGTTATACACAAAATGGTTATTATCAATCAAGTTAATGTATTTTGCTTCATTTTTAGAGGTAACTTCTATCATGTTACAAATGGCAAGGAAATATATCAGAttatgtttagttaaaaaattataaatactaTAAAGCTTGTTATTTTACGGGTCAgaatttttgcaattttgacTTAAAATCTCACATAATGGCTATAAGAGTGcatgatatttatttaataattatattatttcgCAGATGAAATCTTTGCGATCATGCCATTGGCCCACAACATCGTAAAAATTACCCACTCTACAGTATGTAAAATCTGTGATATTGACCTATGGTTTGTTTTTGTGGAAATTATCTTTTATCAGTTCTGtgtatattggtaaataaaTCATATAACATGGATTGAGACTTGCTCATTGATTTGTAGATTTATTGGAATTCTCCAATATAGCCAgtagaattaagatatttatatacatgtatgctgaAGTGTAAGGATGAACTTTAGCTAACCTATGTTTCTTTCTATATTTCTTTCTTCATAGATTATGTCCAAAAGGCCCCACCCGAGCTACATGTGCCCTGTAGTACTGTTATCATGTCCTGTCTCTCTGTTTTTTTGCCTCTCACCAAGAAGTCCCACCATGACCTGTCCTCACACATGTTGCGTCAAACTTTGGTACATTGAGGCAGCAGCATTTACATCGCTTTGGTTTTTTGGAGACACTGCATACCATGGTTGTAGTTAATTTGGAAAGCTATGGAGTTCTGTAATAAAACTAACGTGATGTTGAGGTCATTGGGtgtaaatacatacaaaatttaaatacTGAATGATTGATACGTTGACTGCAACAGCGAAAAGCAAAGAAATGTGTCCTTAATCTTTTTGTTAAATACTATTAATCACAGACACATGTACGCATTTGTAAAACATGATGGGGCCATTTATATAACTTCATCTACTCCAGAAGAGGGGTGCTTATACGGGGAGCCACACTAATAAAAAACTTGGTATTCAGAATAGAGAAAAGAATACAagaaaaacaatgttaaaaccTACATTGTGCAATATTTGCTTTCATTACTTTTGCACATGTGCAACTGTAGTATAGGCCATTTTTACTTAATTTAGTAGTACTGTATGTATTACCCATTTTAATGTTAGAGTATTGGCTCAGACACAGTAATTCAATAATGATGTTTCTTCTTCTTTTGAagttttgttattgtttgtagaaaaacatacattttgcAATCAGtctaatttatttataaatacgtGTGTATATAGATACAGCttcaaactttaacaatcagcTCCAATACAGCATCAAAATGTCAGCTCTACCACATCAATATTTAACAATTCTTCAAAGTTTAACCATCAACCCAAAATAGGCTACAGCATCAAACTTTAACAATCTGCcttaatactacatgtacttcTGATTTAATAATCGGTCCTTATTGTCCAAATATATACTTAAAACCTAATACTACTTCAAACATGAATGTTCAGTTCTATAATACAGCTTCAAGGTTCCACATGTCAACACTAATACAGCTTCAAGGTTCTGCAGTCAACACTAACACAGCTTCAAGATTCCACATGTCAACACTGATACAGTTTCAAGGTTCCACATGTCAACACTAATACAGCTTCAAGGTTCCACATGTCAACACTAACACAGCTTCAAGGATCCACATGTCAACACTAATACAGCTTCAAGGTTCCACATGTCAACACTAATACAGCTTCAAGGTTCCACATGTCAACACTAATACAGCTTCAAGGTTCCACATGTCAACACTAATACAGCTTCAAGGTTCCACATGTCAACACTAATATAGCTTCAATGATTCACATGTCAACACTAACACTGCTTCAAGGATCCACATGTCAACACTAAGAAGCTTCAAGGTTCCACATGTCATCACTGATACAGCTTCAAGGTTCCACATGTCATCACTGATACAGCTTCAAGGTTCCACATGTCATCACTGATACAGTTTCAGGGTTCCACATGTCAACACTAATACAGCTTCAAGGTTCCACAAGTCAACACTAACACAGCTTCAAGGTTACACGTGTCAACACTAACACAGCTTCAAGGATCCATGTGTCAACACTAACAAGCTTAAAGGTTCTGCAGTCAACACTAACACAGCTTCAAGGTTCCACATGTCAACAGTAAACACTAATACAGCTTCAAGGTTCCACATGTCAACACTAACAAGCTTCAAGGTTCAACATGTCAACACTGATACAGTTTCAAGGATCCATATGTCAACACTAATACAACCTCAAGGTTCCACAGGTCAACACTAATACAGTTTTAAGGTTCCACATGTCAACACTAACACAGCTTCAATGTTCCACATGTCAACACTAATACAGCTTCAAGGTTCCACATGTCAACACTGATACAGTTTTAAGGATCAACATGTCAACACTAACACTGCTTCAAGGTTCCACATGTCAAAACATAATACAGCTTTAAGGTTCCACATGTCAACACTAACACAGCTTCAAGGTTACACATGTCAACACTAATACAGCTTCAAGGATCCACATGTCAACACTTACAAGCTTCAAGGTTCCACATGTCATCACTGATACGGCTTCAAGGTTCCACATGTCAACACTAATACAGTTTCAAGGTTCCACATGTCAACACTAACACTGCTTCAAGGTTCCACATGTCAACACTAATACAGCTTCAAGGTTCCACATGTCAACACTAATACAGCTTCAAGGTTCCACATGTCAACACTAACACTGCTTCAAGGTTCCACATGTCAACACTAATACAGCTTCAAGGTTCCACATGTCAACACTAATACAGTTTTAAGGATCCACATGTCAACACTAACACTGCTTCAAGGTTCCACATGTCAACACTAACACTGCTTCAAGGTCCACATGTCAACACAGTCAATAATACAGCTTCAAGGTTCCACATGTCAACACTAATACAGCTTCAAGGTTCCACATGTCAACACTAACACTGCTTCAAGGTTCCACATGTCAACACTAATACAGCTTCAAGGTTCCACATGTCAACACTAACACAGCTTCAAGGATCCACATGTCAACACTATTACTGCTTCAAGGATCCACATGTCAATACTAATACTGCTTCAAGGATCCACATGTCAATACTAATACAGCTTCAAGGTTCCACAAGTCAACACTAATACAGCTTCAAGGTTCCACGTGTCAACACTAATACAACTTCAAGGTTCTGCAGTCAATCCTAATACATGGTTAACCCTTTCAATAAGGTCTAACTTCTTGTCCTTGGATTTATGTTGTATCCCCTTGTCTTTAAGCCATGCAATAAGGGTTGCAGCATTGGCCTTTTGCAGCTTAAAGAGAAAGCAGTAAGATATCATAGTAGTTAAATTTTATTGGTCAATTATGTGAAGAAGATCAACAGAATAGACTGAAATTGTATGCATAAAACTTCTATGAATTATTTAGCCTTTTTTCTTATTTGATTTGTACCCTATTTTTGCTGTGTCTCATTTATAATACTGAATAGAAATGTCAAGCAATTTTCAATACTTGTATGACAtccaatattttgatatgataataTTGTCATTAATAAATGACCATTTCATCAACATCAATTTGATTATATAATCAACAGCCTTATGAATGAAATAAATGAGCTTTGTTTAGGATATTttcatgaagaaaaaaatgttcatagGTAATCGCCAATTgcaagtaaaatattttattcatgatCAGTTCGAGAACATGACATAGAGATTGTGttcatgaaattttatgaacAACTAATGGACATCTTATGAGTAGTTAATTAACTAACTTTATGAACCCAATAATTATAGTgataaaattttcataaatatttatagatatatgaacatttataaatatttcacagTGCATGAACTTGAATACATAGAGAATTTCAGAAGGATGGATGTTGACTGGACCAGAGATTAGAGAATAAGCTAGAATATTTCCTTTGAACAGGTATCAAGCAAAAAAGTGGTTGACTATCATGAAAACATGCTACTGGCCATGGCCTAGGTTATTAATGAAATAGTTCAAGACAATGTGTTTGAATCAAATTCATTACCTGATTTCCTCTTGCAAATAATTCCACGTCAAAGTTGTCTTGTATCTGAGGTTTTGTTCTTGGTTTCTTTGGTTTTGGAGTTCCTTCTTCATCCTGAGTGATACACAAAACAGATCTGATACCTGGGTATTCTGATATTGGACTTGTTTTTATCCACagtttacatttgatataaatgaacAGTATTCCTTGGCCAGACAGTAGTCAGAGCCTTTTAAAATATAGATTATTTGACAAGCACTTATTGCGCTATTATATCTCAGAAGAATAATCAGTAAAAGTTTTGTGAGTTTGACCAATACTAAAAGCAATTCGGGAAGTCAGTGCAATGATTGAGCATCTTACCTGCATTGGTTTTTATACTAAATAATTTCAGGGGTCTGCAACATCATCTTTAttgaaacatgtttattttagggactaaattattttatttgggaaaatattgaCATAATGATGAGAAAAAACAGCAAAACTTCTCTAGGGGAAGGGGCCATTATTTGCCCTATTGTTAcctaaaaaaaatcactgacctGCTTCGTCCGTTTCTTAGAAACGGTAGTAGGAGTTCCCTTGGGGGTAGACTGATGAACCTTCGGTGTTAAGGGTACAGGTAAAACAGGACTTTGTGGTGTGGTTGGAGTTTCCCTCAGTGTTCCTGAGCTAGTGTTATAAGAGTTAATCCTCATTGATGAAGACATCAGATCCTTAGAGGGTGctttctgttttgatgattgTCCAGTGAAATCTCCCATTCCACATGGAACAGATGGAGGCCTGGGTTTAAATGATGGTGCTACAGAACGTATCTTAGCTGTTTCAGAAAAAGAAGATCTGTTGTCTCCTCCTGCTGTTAAGGTCTCCTTGGTCAAACATGAGATTCCTACAAGTGGTTGTTTTAGCTGGTTTTGACTGTCAGGCCTTGGCCCAGTACTGGGGAAGTGCAGCGGTACATTATTTGTTCCAATTTTCTTTGGTTTGAACATTGGCACAGTTTTTGGACTGCAAGTTGTTGACAATCCATTTACAATTGATTTTTTATTGCTAGGACAGATCTTTGGTGTAAAAGTGGGGACTATACGTGAGGCAGGTATAGGAGTTAGCTGGCTGGGATTTTTACCAAATGAGGGGTTTGGCTGTTTAGTCCCTAGAGCTGAAGGATTGCCACTCAATGCTATGTTGGATCCTGTAGCAGACATGATCTCACCATGCTGACCAATTCCTGATTGAGATTTATTAGTCACTATAACATCCCGTGGTTGATTCCTCTCATTCTTACTCAGGAATATTCTATCATTGTCCTCTTTGTGAACTGGAGTACATTGTGAATCAAAATGACGAGTTTGATCTGTCTGAATTTGGGCTCCTTTGGGAGCATTCTGTGTTTTGTTAAGCATGATTTCCATTTCCTCCTTGCTCCGATAAATGATTTTTCCACTTGATGATCTGTTTGATAGATTGGCAGCCTGATTAGACacctgaaaatgaaaaaaaaaaaaaaaaaacgacatttaaagtattttaagcccatcatcatcagatggtaggctattcaaattgcctttcatCCATCACGGGTCAGTCCGTCCTtccatccgttaacaattcttgttaccgctatttctcagaaagtactaaagggatctgtctcaaatttcacatgcaggtttccctaggggtctagttgtgcatatggcatttttggactgatcggtgaacaagatggcctataagccaccatcttggattttggtagttgaagtttgttaccgctatttttcagaaagtactgaagggatttgtctcaaatttcatgtgcaggtttccctaggggtctagttatgcatattgcatttcgggaccaatcggtcatcaagatggctgtcaggccgccatcttgggttttgattgttgttaccgctatatatttcagaaagtactataaggatctttctcaaatttcatatgtagtaaaagtttgaaaaacagagaaaagatccctttttCCGTTGTCagatgtagatcattctttggtgggtgccaaccTGTATGAAATGTTCCACCTGTAAAATCTGGCGTCAATGAGATGTCAGTTTTTACTGAATTCCAGGTGGACTAATTTTATGCCTCCCTTACACTATTTCTATACTATGAGGCGGATATGAAGCGGAAACCCGGCGTCATTGAGAAGTCATATTATCATTCCAGGCGTCATTTTTCGTTAGACTCCAGGCGTCATTATAAGGATGGGGCGTCATTTTTTCTCCATTCCGGGCGTCATTTTGCGACTGAGGCGTCATTTTCCTCCATTCCAAGCGTCATTTTTTGTGAGATTCCGGGCGTCATTGAAGGACTGCTGATGTCATTCCAGGTGTCAATCATTTTAGAAATACAGGCATTCAATTTAAAGATTCTGAAAGATTCAAGGCACCATTTTCTGTATTTACGTTTTTTAGTGGGTTTCTTCAGTATCATTATGAACAAATTCCTTGAGTATTGGTTTTCAACAGTGAGATGTATCTGATTATACATGTGAAATTAACATACATTAATTTTATCTTCGTAACTTTGACCAATTGGTGTGAAATTTCTGTCTAAATGTTATCTTTAGGactgttaaaaaatatttttggaaaacaaatagaaattaacattttacttACCAACAACAAGCACAATAATGTCAAATGGTACATTTTTCCTTCTTTCCTGTTTCTTCCATGGCATTTcaactgactttatcttccTTTTCAAATTTCCCAACAAGCTTCAGCTTCTTGTTTCTTTCCCACACCACAGAAAGATTAGCTAGCATTTTCTTGCAAGAAAATACAGACAAACACTTTTGTCATTATCTGGGTAATATATTCCTGTATATATCCAGCGCTTCACAGATTTGGTACAAaaataatacagatatataatcCAAGTAAAGGTGTGAAGCAGTTACCAGTTTGTAAAACCAACTCTTTGTGAGATTTCTAACAGTTCAGTGGCATGGGTCAGGGAAGGGAGTAGGGGATGGGGTGCCCAACAGGGAAACCAGGCCAATGATTTTTGAAGCAGTTTTAATTTATACCTCATTTTTTGCTGCTATTTGACAATCAGTATCATTTAAATGTGGTGCATAAGATATTGTTACACTAGGGGAAAACATATCAGGCCCTATAAACAATAAACCATATATTTAATCACTAAAAACCCATTGGATCCCCTAGCTAATGGCATGCTGACCTCTGGGTTGCTGTGACTGGACTGTGCTTACTCATGATCAATGTATGTGCATAGAGCTCCTTATCGATTGCATAACTAGCCCAATAGTCTTGACCTATAGACATTTCCACATGCTGAGCAtagatatactgtacatgtataacacttaatggAATTAAGACTTTACAGAGAATTACattatctaaatctctgattgcatattatgtttatttctCTGGTTGGGTCAAATAGAGGCAAAGATagaatgtatatacattgtatctgtaAGTTTCCCAACAAACTTGAACTTTAGATAAGATATTGTTAGTCAACcccagtattacatgtatattcatatataatCTTGAAATTCCATAATGTCAAGTAAAATTGAGGTTTACGTAATTTCATTATGTTGCTTGGTTTAATATGCTGGGAATACTGTAGATCTTTTACATTACACTTAATACCTTGCAATTCTCAAGTAATATGTTTACTAATTTCaccattaacattttttttattgtgtttgttGCATGAAAAACTTGCTGAAGAAAGGTTTTGGTGAGTTTGAAATGATTAATCTGTCTAAAATGATACCAGTCACTTAAAGTAGAAAATCAGTGACTTGATCGGTCAAAGATATCCAAGTTCAAGTTAAATGCCCTAGCTTTCAACAAATTTAGAAAACTCCAAAGAAATAAGACGCCTCTGTCCCCTCTTTCCTTGAACATGACGCCCATCACATAAAAATGCCGCCTCCTACAAGAAAATGCCGCCTTCATCTTGAATATGATGTCTTCTGAAATATGACGCCCGCTTCACATTAAAAATGACACCATCTTACGGGAAATGACGCTTTTTCCTTGAATATGACGCCCATCACATGAATAATGACGCTCCAATGAGTAGGCAGCACTGAGCAGGAATTTTGACTACATGACGCTTCCTGCTCAATACTGCCTGGTATTTTCAATTTACAAGCGGTTTCCACCCCACTGACGCCATAATGACAGGCGTCATCCGCCTGAAAAATCCCTCTGGGAATTCTCTTGTTGTACCATTTAATATATGAATAACAACTTTAAATTATCTATAAGATCTATGTTATATGCACATCAGAAATTTCACTTCTTTCGTAGCAATTAGATATCAGCATTTTGTAAGTCCAAAATCACTTTTTTCACAGGTATTCAGAAAAATGTTAAGTTATCTATTTATAACAAAGTGCTGTAAAAAGACTGACAATGAAATATTACTTGTAGATTAGGTGGTACTAATTCTAGGATTGGGTACTTGGCCTTGGATTGTAGACGAAGTGGACTCCCACAAACACTGGACATCTTGCTCTGCAGACCTTGTAGAAAAGCTGTGAGTATTGGTTTGGGATCCACACGTGGAACTCTCTGGATTTCACTGGCTCTTAGACAAACCTCTGGATATGTGGAGAACCAAGGTCAAGgccaaaaatgtttaaaagtgACGTCAGAAAAATCAAATCTAGTTCTCTCTGGCATTATACGTATGTCATTATTGCCAAATCATTAATTAATGGAGCATTATCTATATAACTACTACTTCCGGAGTCAGATTGAGAGGTAGGCTTCATAATACCATAACTTAAATGTTATTccaataatataatttttagtccaaaaaacACCTTCAATTCATAACTGGAAATTTGCCTATATTATATGACATTCACACATTTATATGATACTGTGATTAGAGCTAACATTTCAGGATGGGAAAGATATTTTATTAACTATTACACAATGGATATTACTTATGAcaattaattttatcaaaataaattctgTCACTCATAAAAAGACGTATTAAAAAGTCGTCAATCCCTTTCATGACTTAATTGCATGTTATGAATTTTAAAGATCATATAGTCTTTTATCAAATCATACATACCCTGCTAGAGTTATGTAGATATTTTGAACAACTAGAGGAAAATTACCAGGGTACAAGCACAATTTATCTTATTTCAGAAAATTTGTACACAAGAACTTGTGAATAAAATGAGAAAATTCTTAGAATAGgtttatatataagtaaaagaTATGTAAAAATTCTTCCTCCTAGAGGTCGAAAATGAACTTGATAGTAAATAACTCCTTCCTCTGATTCTGGTAGACGATAGCCATACTGAAACCAGAAGGAAAATATTCACAAGTTTATGCTACAATTAAtccaatacaaaatgtataaacgAGGGCTGTATTACTACATAGCATTGGTATGTAAATTTCCTTATCCCGTATATGatagttttgtttattttttccttCTAAATACACAACTGATCaataatttgttattattttaaagaGTGTGTTAATAATCTCTATATCATCTATTGTCATGAAGAAGTATTTGCTTATAGTATGTGAacagttattggttttgatcCGATTTGTTTAGGAAATATTatgtttgaaagaaaatgatGTAATTTTCTATATAACTTTCCATGATATTATATAATCAAATGATTGCCAGTTTACAATAGCAGATTAATCAGCATTATAAAATACAGTTTTAACTGAAGATAAGTTTCATTATTGACATTAAAATTAGAGTTTTTTTCTAAGTTAATTTTaggattacatgtacattatttttcCAGTGTCTTTTGAGGTCCTTGTATGATTTGAATGGTCCACTCTGTGGTAAGGTCCTAGTTACACCAACAACCTTTCCTTTCTTCA
Coding sequences:
- the LOC138315817 gene encoding uncharacterized protein, coding for MYDKPITTSQLLLFADPPNLNELCVVTAKISKQILQQSSAVQPHILKCREIIFTEPSIIATPAYDVNNALHVVMEQSLFKTGRLQARFQKIGLEISKPTMVSHAMYQSCLRYTLVARIAPNWNKTGEWLIQGRDFLTSNGYVNAVKLDITVNQGEMYFALDATTVKFLPLQVEDLDIYEKCYKEFMENPHAEINECAIGSPWSHVLPSMKKGKVVGVTRTLPQSGPFKSYKDLKRHWKNNYGYRLPESEEGVIYYQVHFRPLGGRIFTYPEVCLRASEIQRVPRVDPKPILTAFLQGLQSKMSSVCGSPLRLQSKAKYPILELVPPNLQVSNQAANLSNRSSSGKIIYRSKEEMEIMLNKTQNAPKGAQIQTDQTRHFDSQCTPVHKEDNDRIFLSKNERNQPRDVIVTNKSQSGIGQHGEIMSATGSNIALSGNPSALGTKQPNPSFGKNPSQLTPIPASRIVPTFTPKICPSNKKSIVNGLSTTCSPKTVPMFKPKKIGTNNVPLHFPSTGPRPDSQNQLKQPLVGISCLTKETLTAGGDNRSSFSETAKIRSVAPSFKPRPPSVPCGMGDFTGQSSKQKAPSKDLMSSSMRINSYNTSSGTLRETPTTPQSPVLPVPLTPKVHQSTPKGTPTTVSKKRTKQDEEGTPKPKKPRTKPQIQDNFDVELFARGNQLQKANAATLIAWLKDKGIQHKSKDKKLDLIERVNHVLGLTAEP